CAAGCAAACGACATGCCAACAAAAATGACTGCGTTTAAATTATAACTTGCTGAAATGATTAAACAATATCTTTATTTTTTTATCTGTCCCTCACAAAATCAGGCATTTTTGACACCAGCACGTCAAATTTTTGACAAACAAAACCCATGACACTGAAAAAACAGAAAATTCTTATTACAGGAGGTGCTGGTTTTATCGCCTCCAATATTACCGACCTATATATAGAGGAAGGACACGAAGTTGTTATTGTCGACAACCTCTCAACAGGAGCAAAAACAAACATTCCTAAAAAAGCCAAGTTCTATCAAGAAGATATTTGCAATTTGGAAAAACTCGACGCCATTTTCAAGGAGGAGAGACCCTCCTTAGTGAATCACCACGCCGCTCAGATTGACGTACGCACTTCCATCAGCAA
Above is a window of Deltaproteobacteria bacterium DNA encoding:
- a CDS encoding NAD-dependent epimerase/dehydratase family protein, with product MTLKKQKILITGGAGFIASNITDLYIEEGHEVVIVDNLSTGAKTNIPKKAKFYQEDICNLEKLDAIFKEERPSLVNHHAAQIDVRTSISNPQKDAQINIIGAINLLELARKYEVSKLIYAGTGGALYGELKNDVVEKLCGGDLGVSRRRFLPYRDQKQKSLSDKRARRVDP